The Kluyveromyces lactis strain NRRL Y-1140 chromosome D complete sequence genome has a window encoding:
- the TRM44 gene encoding tRNA (uracil) methyltransferase (similar to uniprot|Q2XN15 Saccharomyces cerevisiae YPL030W Hypothetical ORF), whose amino-acid sequence MTSNTLHYTVEKSSILGPEWQSLYSTAEPVDFDKSHFEQAMLNVIRQPNVNSTVILRADMLIDNEYDLESGSCVKSEKKDIALGSDEGILKVNIDDLAPRSVPIALADVTTKFQFVRRIVPRNPFKDAIINQTCLVMNSNSDASTSLVIYIPHFDNAELCPFYIPQVAAVGILLHDHQLSVHYIPFAGQKELLFDPKQRVVRTAFRLLQTAYKHSKGVKDGYAKRVMHDVVVDKVLFQDQYIHLKKKYSKFLVDNWAESTDPKKHVFEDIAIAAFLIELWKKIYGAENTTNKMQFRDLGCGNGVLCYILIQEGFKGLGIDARQRKSWSIYPAEVKRCLKEQVIIPSVLLRPHPTMKLHAPHLQHNGRFFPMQLVSPQLIAPATVMYSSADLLQSPQVNIAEFPPDTFIIGNHSDELTCWIPLLGYPFMVIPCCSHNLSGNRIRYAVRDVERAKKLGNSTYQGLVDRVEYLADRVGWKTEKEMLRIPSTRNAAIIGYKNDKLNEFPTDEIYSILMEEGGADGWVANTMNLMKSNPRGH is encoded by the coding sequence ATGACCTCGAATACGCTTCATTATACCGTGGAGAAATCCAGTATTTTGGGACCAGAATGGCAATCTTTATATTCGACAGCGGAACCTGTCGACTTCGATAAATCACATTTCGAACAAGCTATGCTAAATGTGATAAGGCAGCCTAATGTAAACTCGACTGTTATTCTACGTGCAGATATGCTTATAGACAATGAATACGACTTAGAGTCTGGTTCATGTGTGAAatcagagaagaaagacaTCGCGTTGGGAAGCGATGAGGGTATATTGAAAGTAAACATCGATGATCTAGCACCGAGATCTGTACCGATAGCGTTGGCTGATGTTACCACAAAGTTCCAATTTGTTAGGAGGATTGTTCCGAGGAATCCATTCAAGGATGCTATCATTAATCAGACGTGTTTGGTTATGAATTCCAACTCAGATGCTTCAACCTCTTTAGTAATTTACATCCCACATTTTGATAATGCTGAGTTATGTCCGTTTTATATCCCACAAGTGGCTGCAGTAGGGATTCTATTGCATGATCACCAGCTATCGGTGCATTATATCCCTTTCGCAGGGCAAAAAGAGCTTCTTTTCGATCCAAAACAACGGGTGGTAAGAACTGCTTTCAGGTTATTACAAACAGCATACAAGCATTCGAAAGGTGTCAAAGATGGGTATGCGAAACGGGTAATGCATGACGTTGTCGTGGATAAAGTGTTGTTCCAGGACCAGTATATccatttgaagaagaaatactCAAAGTTCTTGGTGGATAACTGGGCGGAAAGTACTGATCCAAAGAAACATGTCTTTGAAGATATCGCCATTGCAGCTTTCTTGATAGAACTgtggaagaaaatatatGGTGCAGAGAATACAACGAATAAGATGCAATTCAGAGACTTAGGGTGCGGTAATGGTGTGCTTTGTTAcattttgattcaagaagGCTTCAAAGGGTTGGGGATCGATGcaagacaaagaaaatcttGGTCAATATACCCTGCTGAAGTGAAAAGATGTTTGAAGGAACAAGTCATCATTCCTTCTGTGTTGCTAAGACCTCATCCAACGATGAAACTACATGCCCCACATCTTCAACACAACGGTAGATTTTTCCCGATGCAACTTGTGTCACCTCAATTAATTGCGCCTGCCACCGTAATGTACTCATCTGCAGATTTACTTCAATCTCCTCAGGTTAACATAGCAGAATTCCCACCGGATACCTTCATCATAGGTAACCATAGCGATGAACTAACCTGCTGGATTCCCTTGCTAGGCTACCCATTCATGGTGATTCCATGCTGTTCCCATAACCTAAGTGGGAATAGAATAAGATATGCTGTGCGCGACGTTGAGAGAGCGAAGAAACTTGGAAATAGTACCTATCAGGGTCTCGTGGATAGGGTAGAATATCTAGCAGACAGAGTTGGGtggaaaactgaaaagGAGATGCTACGTATTCCAAGTACAAGAAATGCAGCTATCATTGGTTACAAGAACGATAAGCTCAACGAATTTCCTACAGATGAAATATACTCGATTTTAATGGAAGAAGGTGGTGCGGACGGATGGGTTGCTAATACCATGAACCTAATGAAAAGTAATCCACGAGGCCACTAA
- the PHO85 gene encoding cyclin-dependent serine/threonine-protein kinase PHO85 (highly similar to uniprot|P17157 Saccharomyces cerevisiae YPL031C PHO85 Cyclin-dependent kinase with ten cyclin partners involved in environmental stress response in phosphate-rich conditions Pho85p-Pho80p complex phosphorylates Pho4p which in turn represses PHO5), translating into MVAPSQFKQLEKVGNGTYATVYKGLNKTTGVYVALKEVKLDSEEGTPSTAIREISLMKELKHDNIVRLFDVIHTENKLTLVFEFMDNDLKKFMDNRNKGNSHKGLEMDLVKYFQWQLLQGVAFCHENRILHRDLKPQNLLINNRGQLKLGDFGLARAFGIPVNTFSSEVVTLWYRAPDVLMGSRNYCTSIDIWSCGCILAEMIMGKPLFPGSNDEEQLKLIFDTMGTPVEQTWPQVTQLAKYNPLLPPHMPRDLKQLLQNNTEEVLDDNVVDLLHGLLQLNPDARLSAKDALNHPWFAEYNHAN; encoded by the exons ATGGTGGCACCATCTCA ATTCAAGCAACTTGAAAAGGTTGGTAACGGTACGTATGCTACCGTGTACAAAGGATTGAATAAGACGACTGGTGTATACGttgctttgaaagaagtgaaaTTGGATAGCGAAGAAGGAACTCCGTCAACGGCCATTAGGGAGATATCGTTGatgaaagagttgaaaCATGATAACATCGTGAGGCTATTCGATGTGATTCATACTGAGAATAAGTTGACGTTGGTGTTTGAATTCATGGATAATGACCTTAAGAAGTTCATGGACAATAGAAACAAGGGAAATTCTCATAAGGGCTTAGAGATGGATTTGgtgaaatatttccaatGGCAGTTGTTACAAGGTGTAGCGTTTTGCCATGAGAACAGGATCTTGCATCGTGATTTGAAACCTCAGAACTTGTTGATCAATAACAGAGGTCAATTGAAACTTGGTGATTTTGGGTTGGCTCGTGCATTTGGTATCCCAGTTAACACTTTCAGCAGTGAAGTGGTGACTCTTTGGTATAGGGCTCCTGATGTGTTGATGGGGTCAAGAAACTATTGCACTTCAATCGATATTTGGTCATGCGGATGTATCTTGGCTGAAATGATTATGGGGAAACCGTTATTCCCTGGTTCCAACGATGAGGAACAGTTGAAACTCATATTCGATACGATGGGTACTCCAGTGGAGCAGACATGGCCGCAAGTGACTCAATTGGCTAAATACAATCCACTTTTGCCTCCACATATGCCTCGTGATTTGAAACAGCTATTACAAAACAATACGGAGGAAGTGTTGGACGATAATGTAGTGGATCTATTGCATGGTCTATTGCAACTGAACCCAGATGCAAGACTTTCTGCAAAGGATGCCTTGAACCACCCATGGTTTGCAGAATATAACCATGCCAACTAA